Proteins encoded by one window of Microbacterium testaceum:
- the pth gene encoding aminoacyl-tRNA hydrolase, with amino-acid sequence MADTWLIVGLGNPGPRYEATRHNIGQMVVDELAARRREAFRAHKANARVVETWLRPGADKLVLAKPNSFMNVSGGPAAGLARFYGTAPERIVVVHDELDIPYDTIKLKTGGGHGGHNGVRDIAKALGTPEFPRVRVGIGRPVGRQDPADWVLDPFSSAERQTLPILVSDAADAVELLVDEGLVAAQQRFHAPRA; translated from the coding sequence ATGGCAGACACCTGGCTCATCGTGGGTCTCGGCAACCCGGGCCCCCGCTACGAGGCGACTCGGCACAACATCGGTCAGATGGTCGTCGACGAGCTCGCCGCCCGCCGCCGCGAGGCCTTCCGCGCCCACAAGGCCAACGCGCGGGTGGTCGAGACGTGGCTGCGCCCGGGAGCGGACAAGCTCGTCCTGGCGAAGCCGAACAGCTTCATGAACGTGTCCGGGGGGCCGGCGGCCGGGCTCGCGCGCTTCTACGGCACCGCGCCCGAGCGCATCGTCGTCGTCCACGACGAGCTCGACATCCCCTACGACACCATCAAGCTCAAGACCGGGGGCGGTCACGGCGGGCACAACGGGGTGCGCGACATCGCGAAGGCCCTCGGTACGCCGGAGTTCCCCCGCGTTCGCGTGGGCATCGGTCGTCCGGTCGGGCGCCAGGATCCCGCCGATTGGGTGCTCGATCCGTTCAGTTCGGCCGAGCGTCAGACGCTCCCGATCCTCGTCTCGGATGCCGCGGACGCCGTGGAACTCCTGGTCGACGAGGGATTGGTCGCCGCCCAGCAGCGCTTCCACGCCCCGCGCGCCTGA
- a CDS encoding GntP family permease has translation MALTSLPAPLVLAAAEGGPAAPAGQLITAALIGVALIVVLITWGKLHPFLALTIGALTTGVVAGMAVPVTVTSFTGGFGSTMGGVGILVALGAIYGKLLADSGGADRIVDTLVARATPRSLPWVMGLIGAIIGLPMFFEVGLVLLVPVIILVARRSGVALMKIAIPTLAGLSAMHGLVPPHPGPLAAIDALGANLGLTLAFGVIVAIPAVIIAGPLFATIAARWAPVPVPELFLSAEEKGDEPARRPSFAATLASILLPVALMLLKAVADIAAPGSTDLWKVVIDFLGMPIIALLLAVLVGFVVLGRGAGFDRARLTGVVGSSLGPIAGILLIVGAGGGFKQVLVDTGIGKVIADMVAGSSVSVLLLAWLVAVVIRVATGSATVATITAAGILQPLTETLDAPMTALLVLAIGAGSVFLSHVNDAGFWLIKEYFGLNIPQTLKTWSVLECVISVTGLAGVLAISVFV, from the coding sequence ATGGCCCTCACCTCCCTCCCCGCACCCCTCGTGCTCGCCGCCGCGGAAGGCGGCCCCGCCGCCCCCGCGGGCCAGCTCATCACCGCCGCGCTCATCGGCGTGGCCCTGATCGTCGTGCTCATCACGTGGGGCAAACTGCACCCCTTCCTCGCGTTGACCATCGGAGCGCTCACCACCGGCGTGGTCGCCGGGATGGCCGTTCCGGTCACCGTCACCAGCTTCACGGGCGGGTTCGGCTCGACCATGGGCGGCGTCGGCATCCTGGTCGCCCTCGGCGCCATCTACGGCAAGCTCCTCGCCGACTCCGGTGGCGCCGACCGCATCGTCGACACCCTCGTCGCCCGGGCGACTCCGCGCAGCCTCCCCTGGGTGATGGGTTTGATCGGCGCCATCATCGGACTGCCGATGTTCTTCGAGGTGGGACTCGTCCTGCTCGTGCCGGTGATCATCCTGGTCGCCCGTCGCTCCGGCGTCGCACTGATGAAGATCGCGATCCCCACCCTCGCCGGGCTCTCGGCGATGCACGGCCTCGTGCCGCCCCACCCCGGCCCGCTGGCGGCGATCGACGCCCTCGGCGCCAACCTCGGCCTGACCCTGGCGTTCGGCGTGATCGTCGCGATCCCCGCCGTGATCATCGCCGGGCCCCTGTTCGCGACGATCGCCGCGCGCTGGGCTCCCGTCCCCGTGCCGGAGCTGTTCCTCTCGGCCGAGGAGAAGGGCGATGAGCCCGCCCGTCGCCCCTCGTTCGCCGCGACGCTCGCGAGCATCCTGCTTCCGGTCGCCCTGATGCTGCTCAAGGCCGTCGCCGACATCGCCGCTCCGGGCTCGACCGACCTGTGGAAGGTCGTCATCGACTTCCTCGGCATGCCGATCATCGCACTGCTGCTCGCCGTGCTCGTCGGCTTCGTGGTGCTCGGGCGCGGCGCCGGCTTCGACCGAGCCCGCCTCACCGGGGTCGTCGGCTCGTCGCTCGGCCCGATCGCCGGCATCCTGCTCATCGTCGGCGCGGGCGGCGGCTTCAAGCAGGTGCTCGTCGACACCGGCATCGGCAAGGTCATCGCCGACATGGTCGCCGGCTCCAGCGTGTCGGTCCTCCTGCTCGCCTGGCTGGTCGCCGTCGTGATCCGCGTCGCCACCGGATCGGCGACCGTCGCCACGATCACCGCCGCCGGCATCCTCCAGCCGCTCACCGAGACCCTCGACGCCCCGATGACCGCGCTGCTGGTACTCGCGATCGGCGCGGGATCGGTCTTCCTCAGTCACGTCAACGACGCCGGGTTCTGGCTCATCAAGGAGTACTTCGGCCTCAACATCCCCCAGACCCTGAAAACATGGAGCGTGCTGGAGTGCGTGATCTCGGTCACGGGCCTGGCCGGCGTCCTCGCGATCAGCGTGTTCGTCTGA
- a CDS encoding gluconokinase has translation MASHPVLVFMGPAGTGKSTVAGMLAGRLGWDFQEGDDLHPAENVAKMASGQALNDDDRWPWLDRVAGWIDGQIAAGRPGIVTCSALKRSYRDVLRRDDVTFVLLMGDPKLVLERLLRRQGHYMPPSLLTSQFETLEMPDADEQAIRVDLDLTPQEQVQRVVDRLQLPHTPS, from the coding sequence ATGGCATCCCACCCCGTCCTGGTCTTCATGGGCCCCGCCGGCACCGGCAAGTCCACCGTCGCCGGCATGCTCGCCGGTCGTCTCGGCTGGGACTTCCAAGAGGGCGACGACCTGCATCCGGCCGAGAACGTCGCGAAGATGGCCTCCGGTCAAGCGCTGAACGATGACGACCGCTGGCCCTGGCTCGACCGGGTCGCGGGATGGATCGACGGGCAGATCGCCGCCGGGCGACCCGGGATCGTCACGTGCTCCGCGCTCAAGCGGAGCTACCGGGACGTGCTGCGGCGCGACGACGTGACCTTCGTCCTGCTGATGGGCGACCCGAAGCTCGTGCTCGAGCGCCTGCTGCGCCGCCAGGGGCACTACATGCCGCCCTCGCTGCTCACCTCGCAGTTCGAGACCCTCGAGATGCCGGATGCCGATGAGCAGGCGATCCGCGTCGACCTCGACCTCACGCCGCAGGAGCAGGTGCAGC
- a CDS encoding FadR/GntR family transcriptional regulator has translation MTMDRPAVASLHDALVDRLGAAIVRGELEPGSRLVTGDLSEGSSRGAGREAVRVLQSLGLVHVRRKTGVEVRPSTDWNVYAPEIIAWRLAGPGRDAQLRELSELRGAIEPLAARAAATHATPAQRQELIAAVIEMARTERDADGGDYLAADIAFHRTLLAASGNSMLAALGSVVESVLVGRTLHELMPHDANPHAVRWHQDVAFAIAAGRADDAAEAMRLIVREADDAMRDASEDA, from the coding sequence ATGACGATGGACCGTCCCGCCGTGGCGTCGCTGCACGACGCCCTCGTCGACCGCCTCGGCGCGGCGATCGTGCGGGGTGAGCTCGAGCCGGGGTCTCGCCTGGTCACCGGCGATCTGTCCGAGGGGTCGTCGCGTGGAGCGGGTCGTGAGGCCGTCCGCGTGCTGCAGTCACTCGGTCTCGTTCACGTTCGACGCAAGACCGGCGTCGAGGTACGACCGTCGACCGACTGGAACGTGTACGCCCCCGAGATCATCGCGTGGCGTCTTGCCGGCCCCGGTCGCGATGCCCAGCTGCGGGAGCTGAGCGAACTGCGCGGCGCGATCGAGCCCCTCGCGGCACGGGCGGCGGCGACGCACGCCACGCCGGCGCAGCGTCAGGAGCTGATCGCCGCGGTGATCGAGATGGCTCGCACCGAGCGCGACGCCGACGGGGGCGACTACCTCGCGGCCGACATCGCCTTCCACCGCACTCTGCTCGCGGCATCCGGGAATTCGATGCTCGCGGCTCTGGGGTCGGTCGTGGAATCCGTCCTGGTGGGACGGACGCTGCACGAGCTGATGCCCCACGACGCCAATCCGCACGCTGTGCGGTGGCACCAGGACGTGGCCTTCGCGATCGCGGCGGGGCGGGCCGACGATGCGGCCGAGGCCATGCGGCTGATCGTCCGCGAAGCCGACGACGCCATGAGGGATGCGTCCGAAGACGCCTGA
- a CDS encoding 50S ribosomal protein L25/general stress protein Ctc gives MSEDNKVVAELRENFGKGFARRLRAAGKIPAVIYGHGTEPQHVALPGHQVALLIRRANALLDLDIAGKGQLVLVKDVQKDPVRQIIEHIDLIVVKKGEKVQVDVPVVITGEPFSGTVAMLDATSVSLEVEATHIPQNIEVSVEGAEDGTQITAADLTLPTGATLVTEPETLVVGVSVPLDTIAADEEIAEADAEVAEEQSEEAESAEEGDDK, from the coding sequence ATGTCGGAAGACAACAAGGTCGTCGCGGAACTCCGCGAGAACTTCGGCAAGGGCTTCGCCCGTCGCCTCCGCGCCGCGGGCAAGATCCCGGCCGTCATCTACGGTCACGGCACCGAGCCCCAGCACGTGGCGCTCCCCGGCCACCAGGTCGCGCTGCTCATCCGTCGTGCCAACGCGCTGCTCGATCTCGACATCGCGGGCAAGGGCCAGCTCGTCCTCGTCAAGGACGTGCAGAAGGACCCCGTGCGTCAGATCATCGAGCACATCGACCTCATCGTCGTGAAGAAGGGCGAGAAGGTCCAGGTCGACGTTCCCGTCGTCATCACCGGTGAGCCCTTCTCGGGCACCGTCGCCATGCTCGACGCGACCTCCGTGTCGCTCGAGGTCGAGGCCACCCACATCCCCCAGAACATCGAGGTCTCGGTCGAGGGCGCCGAGGACGGCACGCAGATCACCGCTGCCGACCTGACCCTGCCCACGGGCGCCACCCTCGTCACCGAGCCCGAGACGCTCGTCGTGGGTGTCTCGGTGCCGCTCGACACCATCGCCGCCGACGAAGAGATCGCCGAGGCCGATGCGGAGGTCGCCGAGGAGCAGTCCGAAGAGGCCGAGTCGGCCGAAGAGGGCGACGACAAGTAA